One window from the genome of Paramisgurnus dabryanus chromosome 20, PD_genome_1.1, whole genome shotgun sequence encodes:
- the cccdc110 gene encoding uncharacterized protein cccdc110: protein MGFVLHSRLVLQLVRKAGFRATTCEDTVHSLITMDPSVKRTRRSAYKCKPDGVQTRQNLERPLSDKMGIHQPESIDGEMQSNDKEILLSRWKEGQELICAETQQASVESLENRFFKVHRSLLRNTAGIDEDFNEQTMKSLQRIISGQGLLSKEAAVSAKHEGNLDQQTHFQMDHNTFHLPFDYLIRSNSTRSVKCSSNPSKVILKDSSKCREKSRIDKSLSFKGKHLDFFEVVKEQLQQKDLENQHLVRLLMMKQRELKDTMEISKQRENEMQLTAEKLNCEEQKNTEITKKFDRTCEDMREELSEAKSNIKSSAKQLKALLDKYERLKTRANAVKDQLKVELDEKKSSQKTLKRLKELTQELISKQKHLEDERDATAKDLSLCRETLQMMDGEHKKNISIKQRLEEELTATRTESENLRDHLFKTQEKNKGLIQLARSKESDKEKSLKESQDMISKLNAELKKCQMEAHQQVEAMKHESQQIHNKQKVEILQLQEQQKACLQQSDALRGECETYMSMVKKLKMEKQVIIEKLESIHKEKIVLEMASTKEGERLKEAIRLLERERKVLLEEMEDLRNDYLGISDRIAQKMGYVDKADPPMTITDITTNHHRRAQKKLSPTDDVIEDIRRKLKEENNHQS from the exons TGTGAAGATACTGTCCACTCATTAATAACAATGGACCCAAGTGTCAAACGGACTAGAAGGTCTGCATACAAGTGCAAACCTGACGGTGTTCAAACACGGCAGAATTTGGAGAGACCTCTTTCTGATAAGATGGGCATCCATCAGCCAGAATCCATCGATGGTGAAATGCAATCAAATGACAAAGAGATACTTTTAAGTCGCTGGAAAGAAGGACAAGAATTAATTTGTGCTGAAACACAGCAGGCTTCGGTGGAAAGTCTTGAAAACAGATTCTTCAAAGTGCATCGAAGTTTACTCCGAAACACAGCTGGGATTGATGAAGATTTTAATGAGCAGACAATGAAATCGCTGCAGAGGATTATATCTGGACAAGGTTTATTGAGCAAAGAAGCAGCTGTGAGTGCAAAACATGAAGGAAATTTAGATCAGCAAACACATTTCCAGATGGACCATAACACCTTCCACCTGCCCTTCGATTACTTGATTCGGTCCAATTCAACAAGATCGGTCAAATGTTCCTCCAACCCTTCCAAAGTCATTTTAAAAGACTCATCAAAGTGTCGTGAAAAAAGCAGAATCGACAAAAGTTTATCTTTTAAAGGCAAACATCTTGACTTCTTTGAAGTTGTAAAGGAACAACTGCAACAGAAAGACCTGGAAAATCAACATCTTGTCCGTTTATTGATGATGAAGCAACGGGAACTGAAAGATACGATGGAGATCTCCAAACAAAGAGAGAACGAAATGCAACTTACTGCTGAAAAGCTGAATTGCGAAGAACAGAAAAATACAGAGATCACCAAAAAGTTTGATCGTACCTGTGAAGATATGAGAGAGGAACTTTCTGAAGCCAAAAGCAACATCAAAAGCTCAGCCAAACAGCTCAAAGCATTACTGGACAAATACGAGCGACTCAAAACGCGTGCAAACGCAGTGAAGGACCAACTCAAAGTGGAGCTCGATGAGAAAAAGAGCTCACAAAAAACACTGAAGAGGTTAAAGGAGTTAACTCAAGAATTGATCAGCAAGCAGAAACATCTCGAGGATGAGAGAGATGCAACGGCGAAAGATCTGTCTTTGTGCCGAGAGACCCTGCAGATGATGGATGGAGAACACAAGAAGAACATCTCCATCAAACAAAGGCTGGAGGAGGAGCTAACAGCCACGAGAACTGAATCTGAAAACCTCAGagatcatttatttaaaacacaagAAAAGAATAAAGGGCTGATTCAATTGGCTCGCTCCAAAGAGTCAGACAAAGAGAAAAGTTTAAAGGAATCTCAGGACATGATCTCGAAATTGAATGCAGAGTTAAAGAAATGCCAGATGGAAGCGCATCAGCAGGTGGAGGCCATGAAACATGAATCTCAACAGATTCACAACAAACAAAAAGTGGAGATACTTCAACTGCAGGAGCAGCAGAAAGCATGTCTGCAACAGTCCGATGCTTTGAGAGGAGAATGTGAGACCTACATGAGCATGGTTAAAAAACTCAAGATGGAAAAGCAGGTCATTATAGAAAAGCTGGAGAGCATTCATAAAGAAAAGATCGTGTTGGAGATGGCGAGTACGAAGGAGGGTGAAAGATTGAAGGAGGCCATCCGCTTGCTGGAGCGTGAGAGAAAGGTGCTGTTAGAAGAGATGGAGGACTTGAGGAACGATTACCTCGGCATCAGTGACCGTATCGCACAGAAAATGGGCTACGTGGATAAAGCTGATCCTCCTATGACCATCACAGATATCACTACAAACCATCATAGAAGAGCACAAAAGAAGTTGTCACCTACTGATGATG TAATAGAAGACATACGAAGGAAACTGAAAGAGGAGAATAACCATCAGTCATGA
- the hells gene encoding lymphoid-specific helicase has translation MSSIVKEETRSVSPHCPKPNESEEPEGTSVEGANTETCIVPEMIITKEMEEEEKHLMEEGEKKEKEMLEEARQSCEKDTQEMRFKRLQHLLQKSNIYSKFLLTKMEQQQQEEKIKKERLEKRAANLKQKGTSQKPVKAERKKREREDYKIADVMSKEEILSKAKKPKLEADADTSVTLEPEEIEKLGETNSDIKGRLSEALRENSKQMVDPDRKVNGQPVPAQQPTLFTGGVMRWYQVEGIEWLRMLWENGINGILADEMGLGKTIQCIAHIAMMVERKVLGPFLVVAPLSTLPNWISEFKRFTPEVSVLLYHGPQKERMDLVKQIRKHQGPLKMYPVVVTSFEIAMRDRRFLQRFHWNYLIVDEGHRIKNLNCRLVQELKMLPADNKLLLTGTPLQNNLSELWSLLNFLLPDVFDDLKSFESWFDISTITSDTENIVAIEREQNVLHMLHQILTPFLLRRLKSDVTLEVPPKKEIIVYAPLTNKQESLYMAIVNRTIAKLLGQEKDDSRPVQLTSSGRPKRKTRKMVDYSESNTDSAKDFEKYLAKVQKEMESQESSGPIVDVYMPVDAQINLKLQNILMLLKRCCNHAYLIEYPLDPATGDFKIDEQLVETSGKFLVLDRMLPELKKRGHKVLIFSQMTSILDVLMDYCYLRGYEYSRLDGSMSYADRDENMKKFSSDPEVFLFLLSTRAGGLGINLTAADTVIIFDSDWNPQADLQAQDRCHRIGQTKPVMVYRLVTANTIDEKILERASAKRKLEKMVIHKNKFKGSKAELKQTKSCIDVNELVDLLKSRDYERAVKGTKGKVISDADLEFLLDRRDLMDQATKRVKQEKNGVFKVIEAKDNNDEISLS, from the exons ATGAGCAG CATTGTCAAAGAAGAGACACGCAGTGTTTCGCCTCATTGTCCCAAACCCAATGAATCTGAAGAGCCTGAGGGTACCTCTGTTGAGGGTGCAAATACAG AAACATGCATTGTTCCTGAGATGATCATTACCAAAGAGATGGAAGAGGAGGAGAAACATCTGATGGAAGAGGGAGAGAAAAAGGAGAAAGAAATGTTGGAGGAG GCCAGGCAGTCATGTGAGAAAGATACCCAAGAGATGCGATTCAAAAGACTGCAGCATCTTTTGCAGAAAAGCAACATCTACTCAAAGTTTCTCCTTACTAAAATGGAGCAGCAGCAGCAAGAG gaaaaaataaaaaaggagaGGCTTGAAAAGAGAGCTGCTAATTTGAAGCAAAAG GGCACCAGTCAAAAGCCTGTGAAAG CTGAGAGAAAGAAGCGTGAGAGAGAGGACTACAAAATCGCCGATGTCATGTCCAAAGAG GAAATTCTCTCAAAGGCCAAAAAACCTAAATTAGAAGCg GACGCTGATACATCCGTTACACTGGAACCTGAGGAAATTGAGAAACTGGGTGAGACAAACTCTGACATTAAAGGACGACTGTCTGAGGCTTTACGAGAAAACAGCAAGCAGATGGTGGATCCAGATAGAAAAGTGAACGGCCAACCTGTGCCCGCACAGCAACCCACTCTTTTCACTGGCGGTGTGATGAGATGGTACCAGGTGGAGGGAATAGAATGGCTTAGG ATGCTGTGGGAGAACGGTATCAACGGTATCCTCGCCGATGAGATGGGCCTTGGAAAAACCATTCAGTGCATTGCCCATATTGCAATGATGGTTGAGAGAAAAGTTCTTGGGCCCTTTCTAGTCGTAGCACCTTTGTCAACTCTTCCAAACTGGATCAGTGAATTTAAACGCTTTACACCAGAG GTGTCTGTCCTGCTGTATCACGGCCCTCAGAAGGAAAGGATGGACCTTGTGAAACAGATCCGTAAACACCAAGGTCCCCTCAAAATGTATCCTGTGGTGGTTACATCCTTCGAAATTGCAATGAGAGATAGAAGGTTTCTCCAG CGTTTTCACTGGAATTACTTGATTGTGGATGAGGGCCACAGGATCAAGAACCTGAATTGTCGGCTAGTGCAAGAACTGAAGATGTTACCGGCTGATAACAAACTGCTCCTGACAGGAACGCCCCTGCAGAATAACCTGTCAGAGCTGTGGTCTCTCCTAAACTTCCTGCTTCCAGATGTGTTTGATGACCTGAAGAG TTTTGAGTCATGGTTTGACATCAGCACCATCACTTCTGATACAGAAAATATTGTAGCCATCGAGCGAGAGCAAAACGTCCTTCACATGCTTCATCAG ATCCTCACTCCTTTCCTGCTAAGAAGACTGAAGTCAGATGTCACACTGGAGGTTCCACCAAAGAAAGAGATTATTGTGTATGCTCCCCTCACCAACAAACAAGAGTCCCTTTACATGGCCATTGTTAACAGGACCATAGCAAAGCTACTGGGCCAGGAGAAG GATGATTCAAGACCCGTGCAGCTGACGTCCAGCGGCCGTCCGAAACGCAAGACAAGGAAGATGGTGGACTATTCAGAGAGCAACACCGACTCCGCCAAAGACTTTGAGAAATACCTGGCAAAGGTTCAGAAAGAGATGGAAAGTCAGGAAAG CTCCGGCCCAATTGTGGATGTGTATATGCCGGTCGATGCTCAAATCAACCTGAAACTGCAGAACATACTGATGCTGCTGAAAAGATGCTGCAACCATGCATATCTGATTGAATATCCTTTGGACCCCGCCACAGGAGATTTCAAG ATCGATGAACAGTTAGTGGAAACATCAGGGAAATTTCTTGTCCTGGACCGAATGCTTCCTGAGCTGAAGAAAAGAGGACACAAG gtGTTGATTTTTAGCCAGATGACTTCTATATTAGATGTGCTGATGGATTACTGTTACCTCCGGGGTTATGAGTACAGCCGCCTGGACGGGTCTATGAGTTACGCAGACCGAGATGAAAAT ATGAAGAAGTTCTCCTCCGATCCAGAGGTGTTCCTCTTCCTTCTGAGCACTCGAGCCGGTGGGCTTGGGATCAATCTGACAGCTGCCGACACGGTCATCATATTTGACAGTGACTGG AATCCTCAGGCAGATTTGCAAGCCCAAGATCGGTGTCATCGTATCGGGCAAACGAAACCTGTGATGGTATACCGCCTCGTTACGGCCAACACCATTGATGAAAAGATCCTGGAGAGAGCATCCGCCAAAAGAAAGCTTGAGAAGATGGTTATACACAAAA ATAAATTTAAAGGTTCAAAGGCAGAACTAAAACAGACCAAAAGCTGCATTGATGTGAATGAACTGGTAGATCTTCTGAAATCCAGAGACTACGAAAG GGCAGTGAAAGGAACTAAAGGAAAGGTCATCAGTGACGCTGATCTGGAGTTCCTACTGGACCGTAGAGATTTAATGG ATCAAGCAACGAAGCGCGTGAAACAGGAGAAGAATGGCGTGTTTAAGGTTATCGAGGCCAAAGATAACAATGATGAAATAAGTCTGTCCTGA